The Gloeobacter morelensis MG652769 genome contains the following window.
ACCGGTACTCGCTTTGCCAGTCGTGAATTTGTTGGCGCAGTGAGTTTTCTTCACAGACCGGGATGAGCAGGTGAACCCGCTCGACGCCGCATTGGGGGGAGCCGTCCACGATGCGGCTGTAGCGCTCTTTGAGTTGCAGCTGCAACCTTTCGAGTTCGAGATCCGTTTGCTCGAAGTCGTCCTCGTGGCTGTGCAGGAGTTGCGGGGCAAGTTTGAGGGTGTATTCGCCCATGCCGGTGAGGTTGCGGATGCGCTCGCGGTAGCGCTCGCCGTGGCGCCCCAGGTGATGGGACAGTCCGTCGAGGGAGACGAAGACCGTGCCGAATTGCAGCGGCAACACCGGTTGCTGGCGAAACAGGTCGCAGATCACCCGGTCGTGGAGCAGAGCCGCCTGCAACACCTGCTCGTCGTCGTACTGAATAGTCCGCCAGGGCAGCGTGCAGTCGACCGCCGCCGCAAGCGACCCAACTTTGATAAATTCGATTGGAACGCCGCGCCAGCCAATGGGCGGACAGAGCGGTAGAGGCAGTTCCAAAAATGCAAATGCGTACAACGCCAGGGACAACGCCACGCTTAGATGCTAGCTCGAAATCAGCCCGCCCAGTTCAAACCGC
Protein-coding sequences here:
- a CDS encoding GvpL/GvpF family gas vesicle protein, with the translated sequence MYAFAFLELPLPLCPPIGWRGVPIEFIKVGSLAAAVDCTLPWRTIQYDDEQVLQAALLHDRVICDLFRQQPVLPLQFGTVFVSLDGLSHHLGRHGERYRERIRNLTGMGEYTLKLAPQLLHSHEDDFEQTDLELERLQLQLKERYSRIVDGSPQCGVERVHLLIPVCEENSLRQQIHDWQSEYRCWQLDILGPLPPYHFA